In the genome of Nymphaea colorata isolate Beijing-Zhang1983 chromosome 9, ASM883128v2, whole genome shotgun sequence, one region contains:
- the LOC116259965 gene encoding uncharacterized protein LOC116259965 isoform X1 translates to MRRIPVVIIGIGSVGRQLIHHIVDTRRLHAKQGLHIGVVGICDSRSLLLVNDAMVSGMSDECLLEICKLKASAAFLPMLSSKFGNFEVFGATEIPGKLMATAGALGRITGLAFVDCSASSETVGLLNQVIELGCCVVLANKKPLTSDMEVYDKLVSHPRRIRYESTVGAGLPVITSLNRILSSGDPINRIVGSLSGTLGYLMSELEDGKPFSQVVRAAKNLGFTEPDPRDDFGGMDVARKALILARLLGWRINMENIKVDSLYPAEMGPNMISTEEFLSKGVLMLDNDFAQRVQLASSNGKVLRYVCMLEKSSCQVGLLECPKDSPLGKLKGSANMVEIYSRCYSFPLVIQGAGAGNDTTAAGVLADILDLQDLFC, encoded by the exons ATGAGGCGGATCCCAGTAGTGATAATTGGCATCGGCAGCGTCGGCCGCCAACTAATCCATCATATCGTCGATACCCGACGTCTCCACGCCAAGCAG GGGTTGCACATAGGAGTTGTGGGCATCTGCGATAGTCGATCGCTACTTCTCGTCAATGACGCGATGGTGTCGGGGATGAGCGATGAGTGCTTGCTTGAGATCTGCAAGTTGAAGGCATCGGCTGCTTTTCTGCCAATGTTGAGTAGCAAATTTG GTAATTTCGAGGTATTTGGGGCAACAGAAATCCCTGGGAAGCTCATGGCCACTGCTGGTGCCTTAGGAAGGATTACtg GTTTAGCATTTGTTGATTGCTCTGCAAGCTCTGAGACAGTTGGACTGCTCAACCAAGTAATTGAGTTGGGTTGTTGTGTTGTATTGGCTAATAAGAAACCACTGACATCTGACATG GAAGTTTATGATAAGCTAGTTTCACATCCACGACGGATCAGATATGAGTCAACT GTTGGGGCTGGACTTCCTGTGATTACTTCCCTGAATCGTATACTGTCGTCTGGTGATCCCATAAATCGCATTGTTGGGAGTTTAAGTG GTACTCTAGGATATTTGATGAGTGAGCTCGAAGATGGGAAGCCATTTAGCCAGGTTGTTCGAGCAGCCAAGAACTTGGGATTTACTGAACCAG ATCCACGTGATGACTTTGGTGGGATGGATGTTGCAAGGAAG GCACTGATCTTAGCACGACTTCTTGGCTGGCGCATTAACATGGAAAACATTAAG GTGGATAGTTTGTATCCTGCTGAAATGGGCCCAAATATGATTTCTACTGAAGAATTTCTGAGCAAGGGAGTTTTGATGTTGGACAATGATTTTGCACAAAGAGTTCAATTGGCTTCTTCCAATGGAAAAGTGCTTCGTTATGTTTGCATGCTTGAGAAATCAAG TTGTCAAGTTGGACTCTTAGAATGCCCAAAGGATTCCCCTCTTGGCAAGTTGAAAGGAAGTGCCAATATG GTTGAGATTTACAGCAGATGTTACAGCTTCCCATTGGTGATCCAAGGTGCAGGTGCGGGCAATGATACTACAGCAGCTGGTGTACTTGCTGATATTCTTGATTTGCAAGATCTATTCTGCTGA
- the LOC116259965 gene encoding uncharacterized protein LOC116259965 isoform X2, protein MVSGMSDECLLEICKLKASAAFLPMLSSKFGNFEVFGATEIPGKLMATAGALGRITGLAFVDCSASSETVGLLNQVIELGCCVVLANKKPLTSDMEVYDKLVSHPRRIRYESTVGAGLPVITSLNRILSSGDPINRIVGSLSGTLGYLMSELEDGKPFSQVVRAAKNLGFTEPDPRDDFGGMDVARKALILARLLGWRINMENIKVDSLYPAEMGPNMISTEEFLSKGVLMLDNDFAQRVQLASSNGKVLRYVCMLEKSSCQVGLLECPKDSPLGKLKGSANMVEIYSRCYSFPLVIQGAGAGNDTTAAGVLADILDLQDLFC, encoded by the exons ATGGTGTCGGGGATGAGCGATGAGTGCTTGCTTGAGATCTGCAAGTTGAAGGCATCGGCTGCTTTTCTGCCAATGTTGAGTAGCAAATTTG GTAATTTCGAGGTATTTGGGGCAACAGAAATCCCTGGGAAGCTCATGGCCACTGCTGGTGCCTTAGGAAGGATTACtg GTTTAGCATTTGTTGATTGCTCTGCAAGCTCTGAGACAGTTGGACTGCTCAACCAAGTAATTGAGTTGGGTTGTTGTGTTGTATTGGCTAATAAGAAACCACTGACATCTGACATG GAAGTTTATGATAAGCTAGTTTCACATCCACGACGGATCAGATATGAGTCAACT GTTGGGGCTGGACTTCCTGTGATTACTTCCCTGAATCGTATACTGTCGTCTGGTGATCCCATAAATCGCATTGTTGGGAGTTTAAGTG GTACTCTAGGATATTTGATGAGTGAGCTCGAAGATGGGAAGCCATTTAGCCAGGTTGTTCGAGCAGCCAAGAACTTGGGATTTACTGAACCAG ATCCACGTGATGACTTTGGTGGGATGGATGTTGCAAGGAAG GCACTGATCTTAGCACGACTTCTTGGCTGGCGCATTAACATGGAAAACATTAAG GTGGATAGTTTGTATCCTGCTGAAATGGGCCCAAATATGATTTCTACTGAAGAATTTCTGAGCAAGGGAGTTTTGATGTTGGACAATGATTTTGCACAAAGAGTTCAATTGGCTTCTTCCAATGGAAAAGTGCTTCGTTATGTTTGCATGCTTGAGAAATCAAG TTGTCAAGTTGGACTCTTAGAATGCCCAAAGGATTCCCCTCTTGGCAAGTTGAAAGGAAGTGCCAATATG GTTGAGATTTACAGCAGATGTTACAGCTTCCCATTGGTGATCCAAGGTGCAGGTGCGGGCAATGATACTACAGCAGCTGGTGTACTTGCTGATATTCTTGATTTGCAAGATCTATTCTGCTGA